The sequence GCGGGGGATCGGCCTTACCCTGCTGGTGGATAATCGGGAGAAACCCCAGGGCCTGACCGCGGCAGAATTCCGGCTGGCTTCCACCTCCAAAGTGCAAACATTTTTAAGGTCCTTGATATGATTGCCGGGATTTCCGTGCTTCCCAGTTTAAAAAAATATGTTCTCCGGGCCACCGAGCGTATGACCCTGATAGGCCGCCCCACCAGGATACTGCTCTTGGGGGTGGGCTTGGGGATCATCACCGGCCTGACGGCGGTGGCCTTCCGCAGCCTGATCATCTTCTCCAACAGCCTGTTCTTCCCCCATGATCCGCAAGTAGGCCTTCTGTTCGGCCGGTGGTGGCGTTATCTGGCTTTTATGATCCCGGCCATTGGCGGACTGCTGGTGGGAGGCATAATGTATCTTTTCTTCCGCGAGGAGGAGCCCTTGTCCGGGGTCCCCGAAGTGATGGCCGCGGTTTCTCTCAAAGGAGGCCTGTTGAATCCTAAGATGGGCCTGAAGGGCCTGCTTTCCGCCATCACCATCGGCTCGGGAGGCTCGGCCGGGCCGGAGGGCCCGATAGTGGAGATCGGCTCCTCACTGGGCTCCTATCTGGGGCAGAAGCTGAGGCTGACCGGCAGCGAACTAAGGCTGCTGGCGGGATGCGGGGCTGCCGCCGGTATAGCCGCGGTTTTCGGGGCGCCTCTGGGCGGGGTGTTCTTCGCTCTGGAGATAATCCTGGGCGAATTCGCCATCAACACCTTTGCCCCGGTGGTGCTTTCGGCGGTGGCGGCCTCCGTCATCTCCCGGACCTTTTTGGGCGACCAGCCAGCCTTCCAGGTGACGGCGGTAACCTCGCTGGGTTCGCTCTATGACATCATCCCCTTTTTGGCTCTGGGCCTTTTATCCGGATTGGTATCAGTGCTTTTCATCAATGCCCTCTACAAGGGGCAGTCCCTATTCGGCCGGTATAAATTCTCGTCCTGGCTAAAGCCGGCAATTGGCGGTTTGATGGTGGGGGTGCTGGGCCTGGCTCTGCCCCAGGTGCTGGGCGAAGGGTATCATTCGGTCACCGCCATTTTGAATGGAAATATACTGTGGTGGACCGCCCTGCTGCTGGTCTTTGCCAAAATACTGGCCACTTCATTGACCCTGGGCTCCGGCGCGCCAGGGGGGTCGTTTGCACCGGCCGTTTTCATCGGGGCGATGCTGGGCGGGGCCTTCGGCCAGCTGCTGGCGTTTTTGTTTCCCGGGTTCTTTGTTTATAATGCCTCCTACGCCCTGGCCGGGGCCGCCGGGGTGGTGGCCGGGGCCCTAAACGCTCCGCTGACCGCCGGGCTTATCATCTTCGAGATCACCGGGACTTACAAGATTGTGCTGCCGGCCATGATCGTGGTGGCTATTTCGGCGATGATAACCAAGCGGATGAAAGGTTCTTCGGTCTACACCCAGGCCATGTTCAAAGCCGGACTGCCGGTGGACCAGCTGCGCCGCCACAGCCACCTTTCCTCGGCCACCTGTCGCCAGGCCATGAAAAGGGACATCATGGCCATCCTGCCCCAGATGTCCCTGCATGATATCATCAAGGCCATCAGCCGGACCGACCAGCTGATACTGCCGGTGATAGACGACAACAACAAGTATCTGGCCTCCGTCAACTGGTCGCAGCTCAGGCTGTTCCTGGAGGAAGAGCAGACCGGCGGGCTGATTATCGCCCACGACGTGATGATAAAGGTCCCCCAGGTGAACGCCGATGACAGCTTGTCGCTGGCCCTGATGCACCTGATTAAGAACGATATGCAGGAGATCCCAGTGGTGGAGAACGGTAAATTGGTGGGGCTGATAGGGAACAAGGAGATACTAAAAGGGGGGTTCTGATATCTTCAAATGAGCAATTAACCGCCGATCCCGGCGGTTTTTTTTATTGCATTTGTCTACGCCGGATGCTATCCTTACAGCTATGAATTATCTGCCAATGACAAGATCGGAGATGGACTCCCTGGGCTGGGATCAATGCGACATCATTTTGATATCAGGCGACGCCTATGTGGATCATCCCTCGTTCGGCGCCGCCCTGATCGGCCGGGTGCTGGAATCTCAGGGCTTCAAGGTGGGCATCATTGCCCAGCCTGATTGGCATTCCACTGTCGATATCATCCGTCTGGGAAAGCCCCGGCTGTTCTTCGGGGTCACCTCCGGCAACATCGACAGCATGCTCCATCACTACACCGCCAACAAGAAACTGCGCCACGACGATCCCTATTCCCCCGAAGGCCGCCACGGCCTGCGTCCCAACCGGGCGGTCATAGTCTATTCCAACCTGATCCGCCAAGCATACAAGGATGTGCCCATCGTGCTGGGCGGTGTCGAGGCCTCTTTGCGCCGACTGGCCCACTATGATTACTGGGATGATGCGGTGCGGCGATCGATCCTGTTCGACGCCAAGGCCGACCTGCTGGTCTACGGGATGGGGGAGAGGGCGGTGGGCAGGATAGCTCAACTGCTGAATGCAGAATGCAGAATGCAAAATGCAGAATTACAAAGCATACCCGGAACGGCGGCTATTTGCCGAAGTTCGGAGCTTCCGAAGTTCGGAACTTTGGAATATGCCGAGCTGCCGTCGTTTGAGGAAGTGTCAAGTTCAAAGGAAGCGTTCAACCAGGCTTTTGTCATTGCCTCCAATGAGGCCAATCCGTATTTCGGGAAAAGGCTGCTGCAGAAGCACGGGGACCGGTATCTGCTGGTCAATCCCCCGGCCATGTCTTTGGACTCCGAAGAGCTGGACGCGATCTATGCCCTGCCATATCAGCGCCAAGCCCATCCGTCCTATAAAGAACCGATTCCGGCGCTGGAGACCGTCAAATGGTCCATAACTTCGCACCGGGGGTGTTACGGCGGCTGCAGTTTCTGTACTTTGTTCTTTCACCAAGGGCCTATCATTCAATCGCGCAGTATTGAATCAATTATAAATGAAGCCGAACTGCTGGCCAGAGACCCAAAATTCAAAGGGGTCATCAGCGACATCGGCGGGCCCACCGCCAACATGTACGGCACCGGGTGCAAGGCGGCCGGCCGGGAGAAATTCTGCCGGAAGCCCAGCTGCCTGGCCCCGCAGATCTGCGAGAACCTGAAACCGGGCCAACATGCCAGCGTCAAGCTCTGGCACCAAGCCCTGAAAGTGCCGGGGGTCAAAAATATCTTTGTGGCCTCCGGCGTTCGCTACGACCTGGCCCTGCACGATCATAAATATTTAAAAGAACTGATCCAAAAACATACCGGCGGGCATCTTAAAGTAGCTCCGGAACATTGCACCGCCAATGTTCTTAAACAGATGAACAAGCCTGCCCTGAGAATCTTCATTGAATTCATAAAGATCTTCCGCCATTTGAGCAAAAAGGAACAATACCTGGTGCCATACCTTATCTCCAGCCACCCCGGCTGTCAATATGATGATATGCTGGATCTGAAAGCGTTCCTTAAAAGGAACAATTTAACCGTGGAACAGGTGCAGGACTTCATCCCCCTGCCGATGACGGCCTCGGCCGCCATGTATCATACCGGAAAAAATCCCTACACAGGGGAGGAACTTTTTGTGGAAAGAACCGCAGCCGGGAAGCTGAAGCAGCGGTATGCGCTGGAGGCCGCCAGGGGCGATCAGTGGGAAGGGTTCGGAAGGCCGGAGGGTGGAAAAGATAGCTCGGGCCGGATCATGAAAAAGCGCAAATATATAAAGAGGTAGAGGCTGATGATATATCTGAAAAAGATCACACCCGGTTCCTCCGAGGATAAGTTGGAGAAACTGGTTCAGGAGCGGATCCGGGAGGGGGCCGACAAGGAGGAGATAGACCGCCGGATATGGGACCTGTTCGGAGGGGAGTACTGCGTGATGTTCACCGACCTTTCCGGTTTCTCCCGCAACGTGGCCCAGTTCGGAATAATTCACTTCCTGCAGACCATCTACCAGTCGGAATGCATCCTGGGGCCGATAATTGATGAGAACGACGGCCTGGTGCTCAAGTTCGACGGGGACAGCCTGCTGATCGTCTTCCGGGACGTGCCCCAGGCGATTACGGCCGCCGTCGCCATGCAGAGGAAACTCAAAACATTCAATATAAACAAGTCCCAGGAGGAAAAAGTGCTGCTCTGTGTCGGGCTGGGTTACGGCCCCATGCTGAGGATAGGGGATTCGGACATCTTCGGGGCCGAGGTCAACGCGGCCAGCAAGCTGGGCGAGGACGTGGCGGAATCCGGGCAGATACTGGTCACCGAGAACGTCAGGAGGCGGGCCGGTGATCTGTCGGACACCTCCTTTGAGGAGGTTGCCCAGGCCCCCGCCTGGATGGGCAAGGCTTTTGACTTGAAGTATAATTCATAAAAGGGGAATCGCATGATAAAGACAAGTAAATCCCAAAAATCAATCATAAGAAAACCGGCCAAGAATAGATGGTCCAAAGGCCTATACAAGAAGATGATCATTGATCAGAGAAAATTTATGTGGGAACCGGAATACGTTGCCCTTATAGCTAAATGGGTAGGTTTCAAACCGGGCCAGACGGTGGTTGATGTGGGTTGTGGCTTGGGATATCTAGGAACGTTATATTGGCCTCATTTTGGCAAGAATGGTAAATATTGCGGAGTGGATGTCAGCCCGAAGCTGGTAGCCCAGGCCAAGAAGTTGTCCCATAACTGGGCCAAAAGCGGAGAAACGGAATTCAAGATTGGGGACGCTTATAAATTGCCATATCCCGATAAGTTCGTGGATGTAGTAATGTGTCAGACCCTGTTGATGCACTTATCCGATCCGCAGAAGGCCGTGAATGAGATGTATAGGATATTGAAGCCGGGCGGGACCGTGCTGTGCAAAGAGCCGGATAATCTGTCCTGGTCTTTACAGCACGCTCTCACGTCACTTCCGGAATTGTCTATGGAGGATGAACTGTTTTTCCGGAAAATAGATTTTATTTATACCCAGGGCAGGGCAAATTTGGGGCAGGGTTTTTTTAATGCTGCCCCCCGGGTCCCGCTGTGGCTGAAAGCTGCCGGGTTCAGCCAGATTGATGCCAAGAATGCAAGCCAGGCATCGCTCGGGGTTCCGCCATATGAAACGCCCAGGCAAAAGCATGAAATCGCCGAGAAGAAGGAATCGATTCGCAAGAGCAAGGATCCCAGTTATAAAAAACAGGCAAAGGAACACTTTAAAAAAACATTTTTTGCCGGGGGAGGAACCAAATCTGATTATGATAAGTACCTGAAATTACGTAAAAAACACGGACCAAGGAAAAAACTTTATGAACAACAGATAAAGAATGGTTCATATTATTGGTTCAACGCCCGGCAGCTTTTTGCCATAAAAGGAAGCAAACCAAAATAAATTCAGATAGATGGTAAATCAACTATGTCTGAACAAAAGCCCCCTTCTTTGTGGAACCGCAATTTCCTCCTGCTCTGGCAGGGACAGCTGGTCTCCTCGCTGGGCGACAATTTTTACGCCATCGCTTTGGGTTTCTGGGTGCTGGAGAAGACCGGCTCCACCGGCCTGATGGGCACCCTGATGGCCGTCTCCACTTTGCCCCGGGTGCTGATATCCCCCTTTGCCGGGGTGTGGGTGGACCGGACCGAGCGCCGCTCCCTGCTGATCGCCATGGATGTCATCCGGGGGCTGGCCTCGGCCGGGGTGGGTTTGGCGGCTTTCGCGGGGCATCTTGAAATATGGATGGTCTTCGCCGCCGGCATAGTCTTAAGCGTCTGCGGTTCGTTCTTCGGACCGGCGGTCAGTTCGGCCATCCCGGACATCGTGCCGCCGGAGCAGATCGTCCAGGCCAACTCGGTGTTCAGCCTGGCCTACAACGGCACCAGCATCATCGGCACAGCCGGCGGCGGCTTCCTGTACCAGGCGCTCAAAGCCCCGCTGATGTTCCTGTTCGACGGATTTTCCTACATCTTCTCGGCGGCGGCCATACTGTTCATGAGGATCCCGGCCGTCAAGCACCAGTCCCAAAAGGTCAGTTTCTTTCAGGACATGAAAGGGGGGCTGCTGTTCGTCAAGAATTTCAACGGACTTAAATATTCTTTTCTGATCTTCGGGGTGCTGAACTTTTTCGCCAATATCGGGTTCTTTTTGATCCTGCCCATGTTTCAGAAGATACCCTTCCTGGGAGCCGGTAAATATGGGATAGTGATGGGGGTGCTGACCGGGGGGTCATTTTTGGGCTATCTTCTGGCTTCGACCATAAAAATACCCACCGCTAAAAGGTTCATGGTTTTTTATCTGGGGGCCCTGATGAGCGCAGCCTGCATGGCCCTGTTCCCGGTGCATGTCACCATGATCTACATGTCGGCGATGGCGGTCCTGATCGGGCTGTCCATCGCGGTGGTCAACGCCCTGATCAGCGCGGTGATGCAGATAACAGTGCCCCAAGACATGCGGGGCAAGGTTTTTGGGCTGCTGGGCACCATGGCCGGCAGCCTGACCCCCATTGCTTTTGCGGTAGGCGGCTGGCTGGGTGAAGTATTTCCCATAAGGCCTTTGATGTCCGGGTGCTTCATCCTGACCTTCGGGGCTTTCTTCGTGCTGATCTTCGTGCCGTCGGTTATAAGATTCTTTAACTTTGACCCAAGCAAACAGACGTTGGAGGAGATAATGTGACAAGATTGTTGATCTCAGTGAACCATGATATGAAAAATAAGTAATAACTTATTACAGGAAACCGGCCCAAAGTTTTGGCGGTTTTTATTTTTCGCTTACCCCTTGACAAACCACCCCCGCGGGTCTATATTAAAAGCAGCAAAGACTCCATCCCGGTCTGACCATAATAACCTCCTGGCAAAGAAAGCCACCCCATGAATACCCTTCTCATCTATCCGGAATATCCGGACACCTTCTGGGGTTTCAAGCACGCCTTAAGATTCATCCTGAAAAAGGCCAATGTCCCGCCCCTGGGGCTGCTGACTGTGGCGGCCCTGCTGCCCAAGGATTGGACCCTGCGCTTGGTTGACCTCAATCTCAAGAAACTAAAAGAAAAAGATATCGCCTGGGCCGATATGGTGCTGATCAGCGCCATGGATGCCCAAAGGCCATCGGTCCAGCGGATCGTGGATCTCTGCCAAAAGTATCGTGTCCGGACAGTGGCCGGCGGCCCGCTGTTCTCGGCCAACCCCCAGGATTTCCCAGGGATAGATCATCTGGTGCTGAAGGAGGCCGAGATCACCTTGCCATTGTTTCTGGCCGACCTGGAGAAAGGCCAGCCTCAGCATATCTACACCACCGACCAGTGGGCCGACCTGAGCAAGTCGCCTCGTCCCATGTGGGAGCTGGCCGACATCAAAAAATACTCCTCCATGAACCTGCAGTATTCCCGGGGCTGCCCCTACAATTGCGATTTCTGCGATATCTCCATTCTGTACGGCCGGATTCCCCGCACCAAGAGCACCCGACAGGTATTGGGCGAATTGGAGGCCCTTCATAAGATGGGCTGGCGCGGCGGGGTCTTTATCGTGGACGACAATTTTGTGGGCAACAAGGCCCGGCTCAAGGCCGAGGTCCTGCCGCAGATGGTCGCCTGGATGGATGTACATAAGCACCCGTTCACCTTCATCACCCAGGCCTCCATCGAAATGGCCGACGATGACGACCTGCTGTCCCTGATGGCCCGGGCCGGATTCGATCAGGTGTTCGTGGGGATCGAGACCCCGGATGAGAACAGCCTGCAGGAATGCAGTAAATTCCAGAACAAGAACCGGGATATGATCGCCGGGGTCAAGAAGATCCAGGGCTGCGGGATCCAGGTCCATGCCGGATTCATCGTGGGCTTTGACAGCGATCCCAAGAGCATCTTTGACACCCAGATAAAGTTCATCCAGCAGAGCGGCATCGCCACCGCCATGGTCAGCCTGCTCAACATCCTGCCAAAAACAAAACTTTACTGGCGGCTAAAGGACCAGGACCGGTTGACCAAAGAGTTTTCCGGAGATAACACCGATTTTAACTTGAATTTCGTGCCCAAGATGGGCCCGGTCCCGCTGCTGGAGGGATACCGGAAAATTGTCAAAACAATTTACTCCCCGAGGAATTATTACCGGCGGGTGAGGACCTTTTTGCGGGAATACCGGCCGGTCAAAGTGCAAAAGCCCAGGTTTAGCTTCTCCCGGCTGGCGGCCTTTGCCAGTTCCATTGTGGTGCTGGGGTTGTGGAGCAAGGAACGTTTTCAGTACTGGGGCTTGGTCTTCTGGACCCTGTTCAAAAGGCCCCGGCTGTTTCCCACCGCCATCACCATGACCATCTACGGCTACCATTTCAGGAAGGTGTTCCATTGCTGAACGCCCAACCGTCAGTAAAGATGAGAGACCCCTGCCAAAACACCCCGTTCGCCCGGCTCCGGCCGGGTTTTTTGCTTGTAAAGGATCGATAAATCCGCTAAAATACCCACATGTACCTGCCTAAAAAAATATTGGACTCCATAAACTCCCTCGGGCAGATCTACGAAGTGGGCGGAGTGGTCCGGGATCGCATCCGCTACAGCTTGTCGCTGGACACCGGAGGGATCGATCACCATAAATTCTGGTCCTATCCGGCCGAAGAGGTCGATTACCTGGTGACCGGGATGCCGATTGATGCCCTGATATCGGGCCTTGGATATTACGGCCAGGTGGAACTGGCGGGAAGGTCTTTCGGCGTGATAAAGTTTAAATTGCATATTGCAAATTGCCAAGCGAAAACCGTGGATATCGCTCTGCCACGCAAGGAGACCAGCACCGGTTTGGGCCACCGGGACTTTGAGATAGAGTTCGACCCCGATCTGCCGGTGGAACAGGATCTGGGCCGGAGGGATTTTACCGTCAACGCCATTGCTTTGAATGTTGCAAATATCAAATCCCGAATCCCAAATTTGATAGACCCCTATAACGGGCTTCAGGACATCAAAGACCGGCTGATCAGGATGGTAAACCCCCGGGTTTTCAAAGAGGATCCTTTGAGGATGCTGCGGGCCTGTCAGTTCGCCGCCCGGTTCCAGTTCTCCATCGAGCAGGATACCTTCAAGGCCATCAAAAAGAACGCCAGGCTGATCAGGACCGTTTCCCCGGAGAGAATTCAGCAGGAACTGAATAAGATGCTGCTCAAGGCCGACCAGCCATCCATAGGGTTATGGCTGATGCAGCGCAGCGGATTGCTCAAAGAGATATTCCCGGAATTGGAGGCCGGGGTGGATGTCACCCAGCCGGGAGGCTATCACCGCTACAAGGTATTCGAGCATTCCATAAAATCCGTTGACTATGCGCCAAAGAGTTTAGAGATGCGGCTGGCGGC comes from Candidatus Edwardsbacteria bacterium RifOxyA12_full_54_48 and encodes:
- a CDS encoding YgiQ family radical SAM protein gives rise to the protein MTRSEMDSLGWDQCDIILISGDAYVDHPSFGAALIGRVLESQGFKVGIIAQPDWHSTVDIIRLGKPRLFFGVTSGNIDSMLHHYTANKKLRHDDPYSPEGRHGLRPNRAVIVYSNLIRQAYKDVPIVLGGVEASLRRLAHYDYWDDAVRRSILFDAKADLLVYGMGERAVGRIAQLLNAECRMQNAELQSIPGTAAICRSSELPKFGTLEYAELPSFEEVSSSKEAFNQAFVIASNEANPYFGKRLLQKHGDRYLLVNPPAMSLDSEELDAIYALPYQRQAHPSYKEPIPALETVKWSITSHRGCYGGCSFCTLFFHQGPIIQSRSIESIINEAELLARDPKFKGVISDIGGPTANMYGTGCKAAGREKFCRKPSCLAPQICENLKPGQHASVKLWHQALKVPGVKNIFVASGVRYDLALHDHKYLKELIQKHTGGHLKVAPEHCTANVLKQMNKPALRIFIEFIKIFRHLSKKEQYLVPYLISSHPGCQYDDMLDLKAFLKRNNLTVEQVQDFIPLPMTASAAMYHTGKNPYTGEELFVERTAAGKLKQRYALEAARGDQWEGFGRPEGGKDSSGRIMKKRKYIKR
- a CDS encoding adenylate cyclase, with protein sequence MIYLKKITPGSSEDKLEKLVQERIREGADKEEIDRRIWDLFGGEYCVMFTDLSGFSRNVAQFGIIHFLQTIYQSECILGPIIDENDGLVLKFDGDSLLIVFRDVPQAITAAVAMQRKLKTFNINKSQEEKVLLCVGLGYGPMLRIGDSDIFGAEVNAASKLGEDVAESGQILVTENVRRRAGDLSDTSFEEVAQAPAWMGKAFDLKYNS
- a CDS encoding B12-binding domain-containing radical SAM protein, encoding MNTLLIYPEYPDTFWGFKHALRFILKKANVPPLGLLTVAALLPKDWTLRLVDLNLKKLKEKDIAWADMVLISAMDAQRPSVQRIVDLCQKYRVRTVAGGPLFSANPQDFPGIDHLVLKEAEITLPLFLADLEKGQPQHIYTTDQWADLSKSPRPMWELADIKKYSSMNLQYSRGCPYNCDFCDISILYGRIPRTKSTRQVLGELEALHKMGWRGGVFIVDDNFVGNKARLKAEVLPQMVAWMDVHKHPFTFITQASIEMADDDDLLSLMARAGFDQVFVGIETPDENSLQECSKFQNKNRDMIAGVKKIQGCGIQVHAGFIVGFDSDPKSIFDTQIKFIQQSGIATAMVSLLNILPKTKLYWRLKDQDRLTKEFSGDNTDFNLNFVPKMGPVPLLEGYRKIVKTIYSPRNYYRRVRTFLREYRPVKVQKPRFSFSRLAAFASSIVVLGLWSKERFQYWGLVFWTLFKRPRLFPTAITMTIYGYHFRKVFHC